The Styela clava chromosome 2, kaStyClav1.hap1.2, whole genome shotgun sequence genome contains a region encoding:
- the LOC120336927 gene encoding uncharacterized protein LOC120336927, with amino-acid sequence MGAYSSAFVPEESSLVSSAIKPSGPEWIVAHVNTCGVPVLKVQRCWHRFLQMGADRNGTLTPKAKIHSSANRFVKQIIQLLPRNERGVVTFQVFLNACVWFEAAQAETKIKVIFYLMNRGQPVDANLFNRVIGHLYPGVSQTQLRELAESTVKQIDRKNQDKFDEEDFLKWVMEKPDDEMNNLLAFDILPPTLTS; translated from the exons ATGGGAGCGTATTCCAGCGCATTTGTACCCGAAGAAAGTTCACTGGTTTCTTCGGCTATCAAACCATCAGGTCCGGAGTGGATAGTAGCGCATGTAAACACTTGTGGTGTCCCTGTATTGAAG gtTCAGAGATGTTGGCATCGTTTTTTGCAAATGGGAGCAGACAGGAATGGCACACTCACTCCAAAAGCAAAGATACATTCATCAGCTAATCGATTTGTAAAACAG ATTATACAGCTGCTTCCTAGAAATGAGAGAGGTGTAGTGACATTCCAAGTATTCCTAAATGCCTGTGTTTGGTTTGAGGCAGCTCAAGCAGAAACTAAAATAAAAG TGATATTTTATCTGATGAATCGGGGTCAACCAGTGGATGCAAATTTGTTTAATCGAGTTATTGGGCATCTATATCCAGGAGTATCTCAAACGCAATTGCGAGAACTGGCTGAAAGCACTGTGAAACAG ATTGATCGAAAAAATCAAGATAAATTTGACGAGGAAGATTTTTTAAAATGGGTGATGGAAAAGCCAGATGATGAAATGAACAACCTGCTAGCATTTGACATCTTACCACCTACTTTAACATCATAA